In one Aquabacterium sp. OR-4 genomic region, the following are encoded:
- a CDS encoding GMC family oxidoreductase, whose product MTHLTQPKAPLADTSPDTVLEADYVILGGGSAGCVLAARLSEDPSCRVLLVEAGGDGRGLLIDTPAALVAMLPTQINNWGFETVPQAGLDGRRGYQPRGRALGGSSAINAMVYMRGHPSDYDGWAARGNPGWGWAEVLPYFRRAEGNARHGAPWHGQDGPLSVSDLRTDNPFLARWLLAARQAGYRLNHDFNGAEQEGFGTVQVTQRNGQRCSSFRAYLEPVMKRPNLQVLTGTQATRLLLDGRRCIGALLQQGPRRGGRALACRATAEVIVSAGALQSPQLLLCSGIGAPEALAPWGVTLQHALPGVGRNLQDHVDYIFGYRAPTTDLAGVSPAGGARLLREIGRYRRERRGMLTSNFAEGAGFIRKHPQSVAPDFQLLFVTAIVEDHARKLNLHHGFSCHVSLLRPRSRGRVALQSPSALDAPLIDAGFYTDPRDLDDMVLGWQLTRRLMAQPALASEVTRALPSTLAEGDPAIRALLRARSDTVYHPVGSCAMGPLAQEPMAVVDAALRVHGLHGLRVVDASVMPAIPGGNTNAPTVMLAERAADLIRGRRPLPAAALPDAEAPAATRRDRLGELAQP is encoded by the coding sequence ATGACCCACCTGACCCAACCCAAGGCCCCGCTGGCCGATACCAGCCCCGACACCGTGCTGGAGGCCGACTACGTGATCCTGGGCGGCGGCTCGGCCGGCTGCGTGCTGGCCGCGCGCCTGAGCGAAGACCCATCGTGCCGCGTGCTGCTGGTCGAGGCCGGCGGCGACGGCCGCGGTCTGCTGATCGACACCCCCGCCGCGCTGGTGGCCATGCTGCCCACGCAGATCAACAACTGGGGCTTCGAGACCGTGCCGCAGGCCGGGCTGGACGGCCGCCGCGGCTACCAGCCGCGCGGGCGCGCGCTGGGCGGCAGCTCGGCCATCAATGCCATGGTCTACATGCGCGGCCACCCGAGCGACTACGACGGCTGGGCCGCCCGCGGCAACCCCGGCTGGGGCTGGGCCGAGGTGCTGCCCTACTTTCGGCGCGCCGAGGGCAATGCCCGCCACGGTGCGCCCTGGCATGGCCAGGACGGGCCGCTCAGCGTGTCGGACCTGCGCACCGACAACCCCTTTCTGGCGCGCTGGCTGCTGGCCGCCCGCCAGGCGGGTTATCGCCTGAACCACGACTTCAACGGCGCCGAGCAGGAAGGCTTCGGCACGGTGCAGGTGACGCAGCGCAACGGCCAGCGCTGCAGCAGCTTCCGCGCCTACCTCGAGCCGGTGATGAAGCGCCCCAACCTGCAGGTGCTCACCGGCACGCAGGCCACGCGGCTGCTGCTGGACGGACGGCGCTGCATCGGCGCGCTGCTGCAGCAGGGGCCGCGCCGCGGCGGCCGCGCGCTGGCCTGCCGGGCGACGGCCGAGGTCATCGTCAGCGCCGGCGCGCTGCAGTCGCCGCAGCTGCTGCTGTGCTCGGGCATTGGCGCACCCGAGGCGCTGGCGCCCTGGGGGGTGACGCTGCAGCACGCGCTGCCGGGCGTGGGCCGCAACCTGCAGGACCATGTTGACTACATCTTCGGCTACCGCGCGCCCACCACCGATCTGGCCGGCGTCTCGCCCGCCGGCGGCGCCCGGCTGCTGCGCGAGATCGGCCGCTACCGGCGCGAGCGCCGCGGCATGCTGACCAGCAACTTTGCCGAGGGCGCGGGCTTCATCCGCAAGCACCCGCAATCGGTGGCGCCGGATTTCCAGCTGCTGTTCGTCACCGCCATCGTCGAGGACCACGCGCGCAAGCTCAACCTGCACCACGGCTTCTCGTGCCATGTGTCGCTGCTGCGCCCGCGCAGCCGCGGCCGCGTGGCGCTGCAATCGCCCAGCGCGCTGGACGCGCCGCTGATCGACGCGGGCTTCTACACCGACCCGCGCGACCTGGACGACATGGTGCTCGGCTGGCAGCTCACCCGGCGCCTGATGGCCCAGCCGGCGCTGGCCAGCGAGGTGACACGCGCGCTGCCCAGCACCCTGGCCGAGGGCGACCCCGCCATCCGCGCACTGCTGCGCGCACGCAGCGACACCGTCTACCACCCGGTGGGCAGCTGCGCGATGGGCCCGCTGGCGCAAGAGCCGATGGCGGTGGTGGATGCCGCGCTGCGCGTGCACGGCCTGCACGGCCTGCGGGTGGTGGATGCCTCGGTGATGCCGGCCATTCCCGGCGGCAACACCAACGCGCCCACGGTGATGCTGGCCGAGCGCGCGGCTGACCTGATCCGTGGCCGCCGGCCCTTGCCCGCCGCCGCCCTCCCCGACGCCGAGGCGCCCGCCGCAACCCGCCGGGACCGGCTTGGCGAACTGGCGCAGCCTTGA
- a CDS encoding LysR family transcriptional regulator — protein sequence MPGRSNRRLPEAAAPPRQRAPALRADGATGRTRPDLATLQTLVAVIDSGGFTEAARRLGISASMASRRVAALEAGLQVTLMHRSTRGMSLTLAGERFVQRCRELLQGLELACDELRGPDDEVSGQVRITAPQSLGAAILAPVLARLMREHPGLDVDVLLDDRRIDLVGGAVDLALRAGPLPESQHIARRLTVVRGSLVASPAYLAQHGTPHQVADLARHVALTHSELGPRGLWDLGQDVAPRQRVRANSFDMLYALALAGSGIAPLPPFQGRQALADGRLVAVLPQITLPGITLWAVAPPATRLSGRVKCVMDALADYAERPAACWGEPA from the coding sequence ATGCCCGGCCGCAGCAACCGGCGCCTGCCCGAGGCCGCCGCACCGCCGCGGCAGCGCGCGCCCGCCCTGCGCGCCGACGGCGCCACCGGCCGCACCCGGCCCGATCTGGCGACGCTGCAAACCCTGGTGGCGGTGATCGACAGCGGCGGCTTCACCGAGGCCGCGCGGCGTCTGGGCATCTCGGCCTCGATGGCCAGCCGGCGCGTGGCGGCGCTGGAGGCCGGGTTGCAGGTCACGCTGATGCACCGCAGCACCCGCGGCATGTCGCTGACCCTGGCTGGCGAGCGTTTTGTGCAGCGCTGCCGCGAGCTGCTGCAGGGCCTGGAGCTGGCCTGCGACGAGCTGCGCGGCCCCGATGACGAGGTCAGCGGCCAGGTGCGCATCACCGCGCCACAGTCGCTCGGCGCGGCCATCCTGGCGCCGGTGCTGGCCCGGCTGATGCGCGAGCACCCGGGGCTGGACGTGGACGTGCTGCTCGACGACCGCCGCATCGATCTGGTGGGCGGCGCGGTGGACCTGGCCTTGCGCGCCGGGCCGCTGCCCGAATCCCAGCACATCGCGCGCCGGCTCACCGTGGTGCGTGGCAGCCTGGTGGCCAGCCCGGCCTATCTGGCGCAGCACGGCACACCGCACCAGGTGGCCGATCTGGCCCGCCATGTGGCGCTCACCCACAGCGAGCTGGGCCCGCGCGGCCTGTGGGATCTGGGCCAGGACGTGGCACCGCGCCAGCGCGTGCGCGCCAACAGCTTTGACATGCTGTATGCGCTGGCCCTGGCGGGCAGCGGCATCGCGCCGCTGCCGCCGTTCCAGGGCCGCCAGGCGCTGGCCGATGGCCGGCTGGTGGCGGTGCTGCCGCAGATCACGCTGCCGGGCATCACGCTGTGGGCCGTGGCGCCGCCGGCCACGCGCTTGTCGGGCCGGGTGAAGTGCGTGATGGACGCGCTGGCCGACTATGCCGAGCGGCCGGCCGCGTGCTGGGGCGAGCCGGCTTGA
- a CDS encoding alpha/beta fold hydrolase, protein MSALSQKIRFLRSHDGTRLAYASSGQGPTVIKAATWLSHLEHDWDSPVWRHVLHALSERYRLLRYDERGCGLSDWQVADLGFEHWVSDLEAVADQSGAERFALLGISQGASIAIAYAVRHPERVTHLILQGGYARGRLVRSHTREQAEEAEMMCRLAELGWGRADPSFRQFFTTQFIPDGLPEQHAWFNELERLSTSPANAARFMRAFNTIDVTALLPRVRCPTLVLHSRHDLRVPFDEGRLLATQIPGASLLTIDSRNHLLLADEPGWARALEEIDAFLPGLGRAPVDGPIGALTPRLRELLELLAQGRDNAQIAASLGLSEKTVRNQVSVLFDRLQVENRAMAIVTARNHGFGLARA, encoded by the coding sequence ATGTCCGCTCTCAGCCAGAAGATCCGCTTCCTGCGCAGCCACGACGGCACGCGGCTGGCGTATGCCAGCAGCGGTCAGGGCCCCACGGTGATCAAGGCCGCCACCTGGCTGTCGCACCTCGAGCACGACTGGGACAGCCCGGTGTGGCGCCATGTGCTGCATGCACTGTCCGAGCGTTACCGCCTGCTGCGTTATGACGAGCGCGGCTGCGGCCTGTCGGACTGGCAGGTGGCCGATCTGGGCTTCGAGCACTGGGTCAGCGATCTGGAGGCGGTGGCCGACCAGTCGGGCGCCGAGCGTTTTGCGCTGCTGGGCATCTCGCAGGGGGCGTCGATCGCCATCGCCTACGCGGTGCGCCATCCCGAGCGGGTGACCCACCTGATCCTGCAGGGCGGCTACGCGCGCGGCCGGCTGGTGCGCAGCCACACGCGTGAGCAGGCTGAAGAGGCCGAGATGATGTGCCGCCTGGCCGAGCTGGGCTGGGGCCGTGCCGATCCGTCGTTCCGCCAGTTCTTCACCACCCAGTTCATCCCCGACGGCCTGCCCGAGCAGCATGCCTGGTTCAACGAGCTTGAGCGCCTGTCCACCTCGCCGGCCAATGCGGCGCGCTTCATGCGGGCCTTCAACACCATCGATGTCACGGCCCTGCTGCCGCGGGTGCGCTGCCCCACGCTGGTGCTGCACAGCCGCCACGACCTGCGCGTGCCCTTTGATGAAGGCCGGCTGCTGGCCACGCAGATTCCGGGCGCCTCGCTGCTCACCATCGACAGCCGCAACCACCTGCTGCTGGCCGACGAGCCGGGCTGGGCCCGCGCGCTGGAGGAGATCGACGCCTTCCTGCCCGGCCTGGGCCGCGCGCCGGTGGACGGCCCGATCGGCGCGCTCACGCCGCGCCTGCGCGAGCTGCTGGAGCTGCTGGCCCAGGGCCGCGACAACGCGCAGATCGCCGCCTCGCTGGGCCTGTCGGAGAAGACGGTTCGCAACCAGGTGTCGGTGCTGTTCGACCGGCTGCAGGTGGAGAATCGGGCGATGGCCATCGTCACCGCCCGCAACCACGGCTTCGGCCTGGCGCGCGCCTGA
- a CDS encoding helicase HerA-like domain-containing protein, with the protein MSEPILVAQHGVAECHLLPALANRHGLITGATGTGKTITLQTLAENFSKIGVPVFMADVKGDLTGISQAGSVSPKLAQILAERGLATPTPLACPTTLWDVFGEQGHPVRATISDFGPLLLARMLNLNDTQAGVLNMVFKIADDQGLLLLDLKDLRAMLQHVGDNASQFTTEYGNVSAASIGAIQRGLLQIEQQGGDKFFGEPMLDIADFMQTVTPAPTSPAAPAPQGGASAPWGGPAAPTSGQGVINILSADKLMNAPRLYATFLLWLLSELFETLPEVGDLEKPKLVFFFDEAHLLFKDAPAALVERIELVVRLVRSKGVGVYFVTQNPLDIPDTVLGQLGNRVQHALRAFTPRDQKAVKSAAETMRANPGLDIATAITELGVGEALVSLLDAKGRPSVTERVYVLPPGSQIGPITPAQRQALLQGSLVAGVYEKLVDRESAYEKLKGRAVSSADTAAAATGGRSMADEAAAAMRGGAADAARGAAQEAAGAAGGGLMDGLKDVLFGSTGPRGGRRPGLAEAAAGSAMRSIGSAVGREIVRGVLGSLLGGGRRR; encoded by the coding sequence ATGTCAGAGCCGATCCTCGTCGCCCAGCACGGCGTTGCCGAGTGCCACCTGCTGCCCGCGCTGGCCAACCGCCACGGCCTGATCACCGGCGCCACCGGCACCGGCAAGACCATCACGCTGCAAACCCTGGCCGAGAACTTCAGCAAGATCGGCGTGCCGGTGTTCATGGCCGATGTGAAGGGCGATCTCACCGGCATCAGCCAGGCCGGCAGCGTGAGCCCCAAACTGGCGCAGATCCTCGCCGAGCGCGGCCTGGCCACGCCCACCCCGCTGGCCTGCCCCACCACGCTGTGGGACGTGTTCGGCGAGCAGGGCCACCCGGTGCGCGCCACCATCAGCGACTTCGGGCCGCTGCTGCTGGCGCGCATGCTCAACCTCAACGACACCCAGGCCGGCGTGTTGAACATGGTGTTCAAGATCGCCGACGACCAGGGCCTGCTGCTGCTGGACCTGAAGGATCTGCGCGCCATGCTGCAGCATGTGGGCGACAACGCCAGCCAGTTCACCACCGAGTACGGCAATGTCTCGGCGGCCAGCATCGGCGCCATCCAGCGCGGCCTGCTGCAGATCGAGCAGCAGGGCGGCGACAAGTTCTTCGGCGAACCCATGCTCGACATCGCCGACTTCATGCAAACGGTGACACCGGCCCCCACGTCGCCTGCGGCTCCTGCCCCCCAAGGGGGCGCGTCGGCGCCTTGGGGCGGCCCGGCGGCACCGACCTCCGGCCAGGGCGTCATCAACATCCTCTCGGCCGACAAGCTGATGAACGCGCCGCGGCTGTACGCCACCTTCTTGCTGTGGCTGCTGAGCGAGCTGTTCGAAACCCTGCCCGAGGTGGGCGACCTCGAGAAGCCCAAGCTGGTGTTCTTCTTTGATGAAGCGCACCTGCTGTTCAAGGACGCGCCGGCCGCGCTGGTGGAACGCATCGAGCTGGTGGTGCGCCTGGTGCGCAGCAAGGGCGTGGGGGTGTACTTCGTCACCCAGAACCCGCTGGACATCCCCGACACCGTGCTGGGCCAGCTGGGCAACCGCGTGCAGCATGCGCTGCGCGCCTTCACCCCGCGCGACCAGAAGGCGGTGAAGAGCGCCGCCGAAACCATGCGCGCCAACCCTGGCCTGGACATCGCCACCGCGATCACCGAGCTGGGCGTGGGCGAGGCCCTGGTGAGCCTGCTCGACGCCAAGGGCCGGCCCAGCGTGACCGAGCGCGTGTATGTGCTGCCGCCGGGCAGCCAGATCGGCCCGATCACGCCAGCGCAGCGCCAGGCGCTGCTGCAGGGCTCGCTGGTGGCCGGCGTGTACGAGAAGCTGGTGGACCGCGAATCGGCCTACGAGAAGCTCAAGGGCCGCGCAGTGAGCAGCGCGGATACCGCCGCTGCCGCCACCGGCGGGCGCAGCATGGCCGATGAGGCCGCAGCCGCGATGCGCGGCGGTGCGGCCGACGCCGCCCGCGGCGCGGCGCAGGAGGCGGCCGGCGCCGCCGGTGGCGGGCTGATGGACGGGCTGAAGGATGTGCTCTTTGGCAGCACCGGCCCGCGCGGCGGCCGCCGCCCCGGCCTGGCCGAGGCCGCCGCCGGCTCGGCCATGCGCAGCATCGGCTCGGCCGTGGGCCGCGAGATCGTGCGCGGCGTGCTGGGCTCGCTGCTGGGCGGCGGGCGGCGGCGCTGA
- a CDS encoding LysR family transcriptional regulator produces the protein MREFNLDRLRTLVTVAELGSFAAAAQALHLAPPTVTLHVAELEGRLGAPLLRRGRPSVTPTGAGALLIEHARRLLDSADAALDAVRRHIAGHAGRVRLGASTGAIAQLLPQALQALAATHPGIDVQVQVLTSAETLARLASGGLDLGIVALPQPPGAGLQIEPWRQDPVLAVLPAAWDAPDPVTPGWLAAQPLVLNDGSTHLSRLCTEWFAQAGQRPQPRIALNYNDAIRSLVAAGYGASLLPADGGAPPGNAPADPRLQLRALQPALWRPLGLAWRADDDGDGLVAQVLSALRQLPTAAGLPDAAA, from the coding sequence ATGCGCGAATTCAACCTCGACCGCCTGCGCACCCTGGTGACGGTGGCCGAACTGGGCAGCTTTGCCGCCGCCGCCCAGGCCCTGCACCTGGCGCCACCCACCGTCACGCTGCATGTGGCCGAGCTGGAGGGCCGCCTGGGCGCGCCGCTGCTGCGCCGCGGCCGGCCGTCGGTAACGCCCACCGGCGCCGGCGCGCTGCTGATCGAGCATGCCCGCCGCCTGCTGGACAGCGCCGATGCCGCGCTGGATGCCGTGCGCCGCCACATTGCCGGCCACGCCGGCCGCGTGCGCCTGGGCGCCAGCACCGGCGCCATCGCCCAGCTGCTGCCGCAGGCGCTGCAGGCCCTGGCCGCCACGCACCCGGGCATCGACGTGCAGGTGCAGGTGCTGACCTCGGCCGAAACCCTGGCACGCCTGGCCAGCGGCGGGCTGGACCTGGGCATCGTGGCGCTGCCGCAGCCGCCCGGCGCCGGCCTGCAGATCGAGCCCTGGCGGCAAGACCCGGTGCTGGCCGTGTTGCCCGCCGCCTGGGATGCGCCCGATCCGGTCACGCCCGGCTGGCTGGCCGCGCAGCCGCTGGTGCTCAATGACGGCAGCACCCACCTCTCGCGCCTGTGCACCGAATGGTTTGCGCAAGCCGGCCAGCGGCCGCAGCCGCGCATTGCGCTGAACTACAACGACGCCATCCGCAGCCTGGTGGCGGCGGGCTATGGCGCTTCGCTGCTGCCGGCCGATGGCGGCGCGCCGCCGGGCAATGCGCCGGCTGATCCGCGCCTGCAACTGCGTGCCCTGCAGCCAGCGCTGTGGCGCCCGCTGGGCCTGGCCTGGCGGGCCGACGACGATGGCGACGGCCTGGTGGCGCAGGTGCTCAGTGCGCTGCGTCAGTTGCCGACGGCGGCGGGGCTGCCTGACGCTGCGGCTTGA
- the argC gene encoding N-acetyl-gamma-glutamyl-phosphate reductase has protein sequence MPPLVFIDGDQGTTGLQIRARLAGRRDLRLLSLPEAERKQPERRAQALNDCDIAILCLPDDAAREAAAWVRRPGVRLIDASSAHRTDPGWTYGLPELCPGQAARIAASPRISNPGCYPTGALALLRPLVDAGLLPADHPVSIHAVSGYSGRGRAGIEAHEAPAAGEPAPPPFQLYGLALAHKHVAEIQQHAGLRERPFFVPAYGAFRQGIVLTVPLHLRLLPAGTTVAALHAALQARYAATPRVQVLPPAEAAALAHLDPTALNGSDDLRLAVLANPAHGQVLLAAVFDNLGKGAAGAAVQNLDLLLHGA, from the coding sequence ATGCCGCCTCTTGTGTTCATCGACGGTGACCAGGGCACCACCGGTCTGCAGATCCGCGCCCGCCTGGCCGGCAGGCGTGACCTGCGCCTGCTGAGCCTGCCCGAGGCCGAGCGCAAGCAGCCCGAACGGCGCGCCCAGGCCCTGAACGACTGCGACATCGCCATCCTGTGCCTGCCCGACGACGCCGCGCGCGAGGCCGCCGCCTGGGTGCGCCGGCCCGGTGTGCGCCTGATCGACGCCAGCTCGGCGCACCGCACCGACCCCGGCTGGACCTACGGCCTGCCCGAGCTGTGCCCCGGCCAGGCCGCGCGCATTGCCGCCTCGCCGCGCATCAGCAACCCCGGCTGCTACCCCACCGGCGCGCTGGCCCTGCTGCGGCCGCTGGTGGATGCCGGGCTGCTGCCGGCCGACCACCCGGTGAGCATCCATGCCGTGTCGGGCTACTCGGGCCGCGGCCGGGCGGGCATCGAGGCGCATGAGGCGCCGGCGGCCGGTGAGCCCGCGCCGCCGCCGTTCCAGCTGTACGGCCTGGCCTTGGCGCACAAGCATGTGGCCGAGATCCAGCAGCATGCCGGCCTGCGCGAGCGGCCGTTTTTCGTGCCGGCCTATGGCGCCTTTCGCCAGGGCATCGTGCTGACCGTGCCGCTGCACCTGCGCCTGCTGCCCGCCGGCACCACGGTGGCCGCGCTGCACGCGGCCTTGCAGGCCCGCTACGCGGCCACGCCGCGGGTGCAGGTGCTGCCGCCGGCCGAAGCCGCGGCGCTGGCGCATCTCGACCCCACGGCGCTGAACGGCAGCGACGACCTGCGCCTGGCCGTGCTGGCCAACCCGGCCCACGGCCAGGTGCTGCTGGCGGCGGTGTTCGACAACCTGGGCAAGGGCGCGGCCGGCGCGGCGGTGCAGAACCTCGATCTGCTGCTGCACGGCGCCTGA
- a CDS encoding ABC transporter ATP-binding protein, with amino-acid sequence MSRAAPPPGANPAAQSAQARPAGTVLCLRGVHKTYRLGAHVVPALQGVDLDVAPGEMLALTGPSGSGKSTILNLAGLVDRADAGTVTLHGPQGAVDAGSLDETAATLLRRDAIGFVFQSFNLVPVMTVAENVDYPLFIAGLPAPERRQRVAEMLEAVGLHAHGHHRPDALSGGQRQRVAIARALVKRPALVIADEPTANLDSRTADQVLDLMREQGHRHRAAFLIATHDERLLARCDRRIRLLDGRILEGEAA; translated from the coding sequence ATGAGCCGCGCCGCGCCACCCCCAGGCGCCAATCCCGCAGCGCAAAGCGCGCAGGCTCGCCCGGCAGGCACCGTGCTGTGCCTGCGCGGCGTGCACAAGACCTACCGCCTGGGCGCCCATGTGGTGCCGGCGCTGCAGGGCGTGGATCTGGACGTGGCGCCGGGCGAGATGCTGGCGCTCACCGGCCCCTCGGGCAGCGGCAAGAGCACCATCCTGAACCTGGCCGGGCTGGTGGACCGCGCCGATGCCGGCACGGTGACCCTGCATGGCCCGCAGGGTGCGGTGGACGCCGGATCGCTGGACGAGACCGCCGCCACGCTGCTGCGCCGCGACGCCATCGGCTTCGTCTTCCAGAGCTTCAACCTGGTGCCGGTGATGACCGTGGCCGAGAACGTCGACTACCCGCTGTTCATCGCCGGCCTGCCGGCGCCCGAGCGCCGCCAGCGCGTGGCCGAGATGCTCGAGGCCGTGGGCCTGCACGCGCATGGGCACCACCGGCCCGATGCGCTCTCGGGCGGCCAGCGCCAGCGGGTGGCGATTGCCCGTGCCCTGGTCAAGCGCCCGGCGCTGGTGATTGCCGACGAGCCCACCGCCAACCTCGATTCACGCACTGCCGACCAGGTGCTCGACCTGATGCGCGAGCAGGGCCACCGCCACCGGGCCGCGTTTCTGATCGCCACCCACGACGAGCGCCTGCTGGCGCGCTGCGACCGCCGCATCCGCCTGCTGGATGGCCGCATCCTGGAAGGGGAAGCCGCATGA
- a CDS encoding ABC transporter permease → MKWLKFAWHNTLRNPRRSAVTVSIAALGTAAILLAGGFALFTYRGLAEMSARATGHLIVARAEQFSRDEDTPLQHGLDGAEALKQQLLVDDAVRQVLPRVEFSGLISNGDKSTVMMATGIDPDAEFAIKGPFLQVKAGKVLSSDQRLHVMLGEALARSLKATPGSSLTLLASTTEGALNALDVTVTGVVSTGIPEMDKRLVYTDVATAQKLLVTQRVSSLGVFLNRMDATDATQARLRARLPQLAVQTWVDQATFYRSVKDLYNRIFGALGLIIGVIVVFVVTNAMAMAVIERTREIGTLRALGTLPGQLVRSFALEGLLLGGMGALAGVLVSLGITVALLVFPVQMPPPPGRSSGYPLQIAFDGPLYALTLAAMLLLATLASALVARRTVARPIVDALAHT, encoded by the coding sequence ATGAAATGGTTGAAGTTCGCGTGGCACAACACGCTGCGCAACCCGCGGCGATCGGCCGTGACGGTCAGCATCGCGGCACTCGGCACGGCGGCCATCTTGCTGGCCGGCGGCTTTGCGCTGTTCACCTACCGCGGCCTGGCCGAGATGTCGGCGCGCGCCACCGGCCACCTGATCGTGGCCCGCGCCGAGCAGTTCAGCCGCGATGAAGACACGCCGCTGCAGCACGGCCTGGACGGCGCCGAGGCGCTCAAGCAGCAGCTGCTGGTCGACGACGCGGTGCGCCAGGTCTTGCCGCGCGTCGAGTTCTCGGGCCTGATCAGCAATGGCGACAAGAGCACGGTGATGATGGCCACCGGCATCGACCCCGATGCCGAGTTCGCGATTAAGGGGCCGTTCCTCCAGGTCAAGGCCGGCAAGGTGCTCAGCTCCGACCAGCGCCTGCACGTGATGCTGGGCGAGGCGCTGGCACGCAGCCTCAAGGCCACGCCGGGCAGCAGCCTCACGCTGCTGGCCAGCACCACCGAGGGGGCGCTCAATGCGCTGGATGTCACCGTCACCGGCGTGGTGTCCACCGGCATCCCCGAGATGGACAAGCGCCTGGTCTACACCGATGTGGCCACCGCCCAGAAGCTGCTGGTGACCCAGCGCGTGTCGAGCCTGGGCGTGTTTCTCAACCGGATGGACGCCACCGATGCCACCCAGGCCCGGCTGCGTGCCCGGCTGCCGCAGCTGGCGGTGCAGACCTGGGTCGACCAGGCCACCTTCTACCGCAGCGTGAAAGACCTCTACAACCGCATCTTCGGTGCGCTGGGTCTGATCATCGGCGTGATCGTGGTCTTCGTGGTCACCAATGCCATGGCCATGGCGGTGATCGAGCGCACGCGCGAGATCGGCACCCTGCGGGCGCTGGGCACCCTGCCCGGCCAGCTGGTGCGCAGCTTTGCGCTGGAAGGCCTGCTGCTGGGCGGCATGGGCGCCCTGGCCGGCGTGCTGGTCTCGCTGGGCATCACCGTGGCGCTGCTGGTGTTTCCGGTGCAGATGCCGCCACCGCCCGGCCGCAGCAGCGGCTACCCGCTGCAGATCGCCTTCGACGGCCCGCTCTACGCCCTGACGCTGGCCGCCATGCTGCTGCTGGCCACCCTGGCCTCGGCACTGGTGGCACGCCGCACCGTGGCCAGGCCCATCGTCGACGCCCTGGCACACACCTGA
- a CDS encoding outer membrane lipoprotein-sorting protein, whose product MKQTLSLSLAALAMAPALASPDVATLLKAADRYRGGGDALQVETQVNTFQRDGTADKERRYTVFVQPGRKSLVLMRSPAEAGQKVLMLGDDFWLLLPGSQRPVRITPSQKLLGDASTGDIATLSWADDYAGQLAAEGRCPAPDDKKPCLQLALNATRKGVSYQRITLWIGKARHEPVAADLYVQSDKLAKQARFVMDQPASVTAAPTQVSEMVLRDQLSNHKETRVRYLSRANRQVPETWLNPMFLAKNPALE is encoded by the coding sequence ATGAAGCAAACCCTCTCACTCAGCCTGGCCGCCCTGGCCATGGCCCCGGCCCTGGCCAGCCCCGACGTGGCCACGCTGCTGAAGGCTGCCGACCGCTACCGCGGCGGCGGCGACGCGCTGCAGGTCGAGACCCAGGTCAACACCTTCCAGCGCGACGGCACGGCCGACAAGGAACGGCGCTACACCGTGTTCGTGCAGCCCGGCCGCAAAAGCCTGGTGCTGATGCGCTCGCCGGCCGAGGCCGGCCAGAAGGTGCTGATGCTGGGCGACGACTTCTGGCTGCTGCTGCCCGGCAGCCAGCGCCCGGTGCGCATCACGCCCTCGCAAAAGCTGCTGGGCGATGCCTCCACCGGCGACATCGCCACCCTGAGCTGGGCCGACGACTATGCCGGCCAGCTGGCGGCCGAAGGCCGCTGCCCGGCGCCCGACGACAAGAAGCCCTGCCTGCAGCTGGCGCTGAACGCCACGCGCAAGGGCGTGAGCTACCAGCGCATCACGCTGTGGATCGGCAAGGCGCGCCACGAGCCGGTGGCGGCCGACCTCTATGTGCAGAGCGACAAGCTGGCCAAGCAGGCGCGCTTCGTGATGGACCAGCCGGCATCCGTCACCGCGGCGCCCACGCAGGTGAGCGAGATGGTGCTGCGCGACCAGCTCAGCAACCACAAGGAGACCCGCGTGCGCTACCTCTCGCGTGCCAACCGCCAGGTGCCCGAGACCTGGCTCAACCCGATGTTCCTGGCCAAGAACCCGGCTCTCGAATGA